In Tepidimonas taiwanensis, the following are encoded in one genomic region:
- the rluB gene encoding 23S rRNA pseudouridine(2605) synthase RluB, which translates to MKKPPRAATAASLKLHKVLAQAGLGSRADMEQAIAAGRVTVNGEAAHVGQRVRAGDVIKFDGRLVRWRATPTRLPRVLAYHKPTGEIVTLDDPENRPTVFRHLPRLRSGKWMAVGRLDINTEGLLLFTDSGELANRLMHPRFGLEREYAVRVLGALSQEERQRLLEGVPLEDGPAQFRTLEDGGGEGANRWYRVTIAEGRNREVRRLFEAVGHAVSRLIRVRYGVVRLPPGLRRGTYVELEPPAVAELMRAAGMALPERPVTAARRRSGPPRGAGPRPSRPAPAPTASARNSRSAASPTVGARPTRRAASTAVSPRPARPAASPAPTPGVGSRARRSAPVPGPGTTAGARPRSADRGRSAKAPRNR; encoded by the coding sequence ATGAAAAAACCCCCGCGCGCCGCGACCGCCGCGTCGCTGAAGCTGCACAAGGTCCTGGCCCAGGCGGGCCTGGGTTCGCGTGCCGACATGGAGCAGGCGATCGCCGCCGGTCGCGTGACCGTCAACGGCGAGGCGGCGCACGTCGGGCAGCGCGTCCGCGCCGGCGATGTGATCAAGTTCGACGGCCGGCTGGTGCGTTGGCGCGCCACGCCGACGCGGCTGCCGCGGGTGCTGGCCTACCACAAGCCCACGGGCGAGATCGTCACGCTGGACGACCCGGAGAACCGGCCGACGGTGTTTCGCCACCTGCCGCGCCTGCGCAGCGGCAAGTGGATGGCGGTGGGGCGGCTCGACATCAACACCGAGGGGCTGCTGCTCTTCACCGATTCGGGGGAGCTGGCCAACCGGCTGATGCACCCACGCTTCGGGCTGGAGCGCGAATACGCCGTGCGCGTGCTGGGGGCGCTGTCGCAGGAGGAGCGCCAGCGCCTGCTCGAGGGCGTGCCGCTGGAGGACGGTCCGGCGCAGTTTCGCACGCTCGAGGACGGCGGCGGGGAAGGGGCCAACCGCTGGTACCGGGTGACGATCGCCGAGGGGCGCAACCGCGAGGTGCGGCGCCTGTTCGAGGCGGTCGGGCACGCGGTGAGCCGCCTGATCCGGGTGCGCTACGGGGTGGTGCGCCTGCCGCCGGGGTTGCGGCGTGGCACTTACGTGGAGCTGGAGCCGCCGGCAGTGGCCGAGTTGATGCGGGCGGCCGGCATGGCGTTGCCGGAGCGGCCCGTGACCGCCGCGCGGCGGCGTTCCGGGCCACCGCGCGGTGCCGGGCCGCGGCCGAGCCGGCCCGCGCCAGCGCCGACCGCCAGCGCCCGCAACAGCCGGTCAGCCGCTTCGCCGACCGTCGGCGCCCGGCCGACGCGGCGAGCCGCTTCGACAGCCGTCAGCCCCCGGCCCGCACGGCCCGCCGCTTCGCCGGCCCCGACGCCGGGCGTCGGTTCCCGTGCCAGACGCAGCGCGCCGGTGCCCGGTCCTGGCACCACTGCCGGTGCGCGTCCCCGGTCAGCGGACCGTGGACGTTCGGCGAAAGCGCCGCGTAACCGCTAA
- the ndk gene encoding nucleoside-diphosphate kinase: MAIERTLSIIKPDAVAKNVIGQIYSRFEAAGLKIVAAKMVHLSRREAEQFYAVHKERPFFKDLVDFMVSGPVMVQVLEGENAIAKNRELMGATDPKKAAPGTIRADFADSIDANAVHGSDAPETAAVEVAFFFPGMNIYSR; encoded by the coding sequence ATGGCCATCGAACGCACCCTTTCCATCATCAAGCCCGACGCCGTCGCCAAAAACGTCATCGGCCAGATCTACAGCCGCTTCGAGGCCGCCGGCCTCAAGATCGTGGCGGCCAAGATGGTGCACCTGTCGCGCCGCGAGGCCGAGCAGTTCTACGCCGTGCACAAGGAGCGCCCGTTCTTCAAGGACCTGGTGGACTTCATGGTCTCCGGTCCGGTGATGGTGCAAGTGCTCGAGGGCGAAAACGCCATCGCGAAGAACCGCGAGCTGATGGGGGCCACCGACCCGAAGAAGGCCGCGCCCGGTACGATCCGCGCGGACTTTGCCGACAGCATCGACGCCAACGCCGTGCACGGCTCCGACGCGCCCGAGACCGCCGCGGTCGAGGTGGCGTTCTTCTTCCCTGGCATGAACATCTACTCGCGCTGA
- the rlmN gene encoding 23S rRNA (adenine(2503)-C(2))-methyltransferase RlmN, whose product MTANLLDFDLEGLAAFCERLGHKRFRAVQLFRWIHQKGVARFEEMTDLARDLRERLPAVAHVRGLPVLAEQVSADGTIKWLFDVGDGNAVEAVYIPEDDRGTLCVSSQAGCAVGCRFCSTGHQGFSRNLTTGEIIAQLWYAEHTLRRRLKTTERVISNVVMMGMGEPLQNYHALVPALRVMLDDHGYGLSRRRVTVSTSGVVPMMERLAQDCPVALAVSLHAPDDALRDQLVPLNRKYPLDELLDACQRYLPAAPRDFITFEYCMLDGINDTPQHADALIALLRGRGGRGVPCKLNLIPFNPFPASGLRRSPREVVKAFADRLNAAGIVTTIRKTRGDDIDAACGQLAGDVLDRTRAAQRLAHRRIEVAPVRVAHPVRAKEGTV is encoded by the coding sequence ATGACGGCCAATTTGCTCGATTTCGACCTCGAGGGGTTGGCCGCTTTCTGCGAGCGGCTCGGACACAAGCGTTTCCGGGCCGTCCAGCTGTTTCGCTGGATCCACCAGAAAGGCGTCGCGCGCTTCGAGGAGATGACCGATCTCGCGCGCGACCTGCGCGAGCGGCTGCCTGCGGTCGCGCACGTGCGGGGCCTGCCCGTGTTGGCCGAGCAGGTCTCCGCCGACGGCACCATCAAGTGGCTGTTCGACGTCGGCGACGGCAACGCGGTCGAGGCCGTCTACATCCCCGAGGACGACCGGGGCACGCTGTGCGTCTCCAGCCAGGCCGGCTGCGCAGTCGGTTGTCGGTTTTGCTCCACAGGGCATCAGGGCTTCAGCCGCAACCTCACGACCGGCGAAATCATTGCCCAGCTCTGGTACGCCGAGCACACGCTGCGCAGGCGTCTGAAGACGACCGAACGCGTCATCTCCAACGTCGTGATGATGGGCATGGGCGAGCCGCTGCAGAATTACCACGCGCTGGTGCCGGCGCTGCGGGTGATGCTGGACGACCACGGCTACGGGCTGTCGCGCCGCCGCGTCACGGTGTCCACCTCCGGCGTGGTGCCGATGATGGAGCGGCTGGCGCAGGACTGTCCGGTGGCGCTGGCGGTATCGCTGCACGCACCGGACGACGCCCTGCGCGACCAGCTCGTGCCGCTGAACCGCAAGTACCCACTGGATGAGCTGCTGGACGCCTGCCAGCGCTATTTGCCGGCGGCACCGCGGGATTTCATCACGTTCGAGTACTGCATGCTCGACGGTATCAACGACACGCCGCAGCACGCGGACGCGTTGATCGCGCTGCTGCGCGGGCGCGGCGGGCGTGGGGTGCCGTGCAAGCTCAACCTGATACCGTTCAACCCGTTTCCGGCGTCGGGGCTGCGCCGTTCACCGCGTGAGGTCGTCAAAGCCTTCGCCGACCGGCTCAACGCGGCGGGCATCGTCACCACCATTCGCAAGACGCGTGGCGACGACATCGATGCTGCGTGCGGGCAACTCGCCGGTGACGTGCTCGATCGCACGCGCGCGGCCCAACGGCTGGCGCACCGGCGGATCGAGGTCGCGCCGGTGCGGGTGGCGCACCCAGTGCGCGCAAAGGAGGGCACTGTATGA
- the pilW gene encoding type IV pilus biogenesis/stability protein PilW, translated as MTRAGRLTRAGRRGFALGLALVCLAQLAGCAGSVGSAGNPTARDWVTESDEPATRKRARTRLELATGYFEQGQYVVALDEVKQAIQIDPSYAAAFNLRGLIYTQLRDLRLAEDSFQQALRLDARDGDTWHNLGWMYCLDTRYPMAFDAFRRALETPGYASAARTWMALGICQARAGQVDAGLRSLERSFELDAGHPVTLYNLALLLHQRGDSERARFYIRRLNNSELANAESLWLGIKIENRLQSREAAAQLGEQLRRRFPVSREASAYERGAIDE; from the coding sequence ATGACAAGGGCAGGGAGGCTGACAAGGGCAGGGAGGCGCGGCTTCGCGCTCGGGCTCGCGCTCGTGTGTCTGGCGCAACTGGCCGGGTGTGCCGGTAGCGTGGGCTCAGCGGGCAACCCGACCGCGCGTGACTGGGTGACCGAGTCGGACGAGCCGGCGACGCGCAAGCGCGCGCGCACCCGGCTTGAGCTGGCCACTGGCTATTTCGAGCAGGGGCAGTATGTCGTCGCCCTCGACGAGGTCAAGCAGGCCATCCAGATCGACCCCAGCTATGCCGCGGCTTTCAATCTGCGCGGCCTGATTTACACGCAGCTGCGTGACCTGCGGCTTGCCGAAGACAGCTTCCAGCAGGCGCTGCGGCTCGATGCCCGCGATGGCGACACGTGGCACAACCTCGGGTGGATGTACTGCCTGGACACGCGCTACCCGATGGCGTTCGACGCCTTCCGCCGCGCGCTCGAGACACCGGGCTACGCGTCGGCGGCGCGTACATGGATGGCGCTAGGAATTTGTCAGGCACGTGCCGGACAGGTCGACGCCGGTTTGCGCAGCCTGGAGCGCTCCTTTGAGCTCGACGCCGGTCACCCGGTGACGCTGTACAACCTCGCGTTGCTGCTGCACCAGCGCGGCGACAGCGAGCGCGCGCGCTTCTATATCCGGCGCCTGAACAATTCGGAGCTCGCCAACGCGGAGTCGCTGTGGCTGGGCATCAAGATCGAAAACCGCCTGCAAAGCCGCGAGGCGGCGGCGCAGCTCGGCGAACAGTTGCGGCGGCGTTTCCCCGTGTCGCGCGAAGCCAGCGCCTACGAGCGAGGGGCCATCGATGAGTGA
- a CDS encoding helix-turn-helix domain-containing protein gives MSGTHGGALLRQARERAGLHVATLAATLKVPVQRLEALEQGRFDALPDATFTRALALSVCRALKIDAAPVLAGLPAGQAPDLGPARDTIGAPMPRESAGTGGSTLSVRERAPWWVALVLVVLAGVLWFVLPNTDDTPPATANGVAVTPPASDGPAAATPPAGESTSAAPPATPAAASSASGASMAAGPGGTATAPAAATTTAVPAAASTPTTAEAQVPSAPPAATAGVLELRIRGGASWIQVTGASGRVWLQRNVQPGETLRFDEDLPLAVTVGRADVTEVVVRGQPFDLAPLARNNVARFEIR, from the coding sequence ATGTCCGGTACGCACGGCGGTGCCTTGCTGCGGCAGGCGCGCGAGCGCGCCGGGCTGCACGTGGCGACGCTGGCGGCGACGCTGAAGGTGCCGGTGCAGCGGCTGGAGGCGCTGGAGCAGGGGCGCTTCGATGCGTTGCCCGATGCGACCTTCACGCGGGCGTTGGCGCTGAGCGTGTGCCGCGCGCTCAAGATCGACGCGGCGCCGGTGCTCGCCGGCCTGCCGGCCGGGCAGGCGCCCGATCTCGGTCCCGCGCGGGACACGATCGGCGCGCCGATGCCGCGGGAGTCCGCCGGCACCGGTGGCAGCACCCTTTCGGTGCGGGAGCGCGCGCCGTGGTGGGTGGCGCTGGTGCTGGTGGTGCTGGCGGGCGTGCTGTGGTTCGTGTTGCCCAACACGGACGACACCCCGCCCGCGACGGCCAACGGGGTCGCGGTGACGCCGCCGGCCAGCGACGGTCCCGCGGCAGCGACGCCGCCTGCGGGCGAGTCCACGTCGGCGGCACCGCCGGCGACGCCGGCTGCGGCATCGTCCGCCTCGGGCGCCTCGATGGCCGCGGGGCCGGGCGGCACGGCCACCGCCCCAGCGGCCGCGACAACAACAGCGGTCCCGGCCGCCGCGTCCACCCCGACGACGGCCGAGGCCCAAGTGCCGTCGGCGCCGCCCGCGGCGACCGCCGGCGTGCTGGAATTGCGCATCCGCGGCGGTGCGAGCTGGATCCAGGTGACCGGGGCGTCCGGCCGCGTTTGGCTGCAGCGCAACGTGCAGCCCGGCGAGACGCTGCGTTTCGACGAAGACCTGCCGCTGGCGGTCACGGTCGGGCGCGCCGATGTCACCGAGGTGGTGGTGCGCGGCCAGCCGTTCGACCTCGCGCCGCTCGCCCGCAACAACGTCGCGCGTTTCGAGATCCGCTGA
- the ispG gene encoding flavodoxin-dependent (E)-4-hydroxy-3-methylbut-2-enyl-diphosphate synthase — protein MSTSPSAAVAERSSTSPREQPIPLGGPAPRRSRQGVVAWGDNRVTVGGDAPIRVQSMTNTDTADAVATAIQVKELAQAGSELVRITVNNDEAAKAVPYIREQLDRMGVSVPLIGDFHFNGHRLLADYPAMAQALSKYRINPGNVGRGEKKDRQFAQMIEAALRWGRPVRIGVNWGSLDQELLGQMMDENARRAEPWDARQVMYEALITSALASAERAVELGMAREDVVLSCKVSNAQDLIAVYQELARRCDYPLHLGLTEAGMGVKGTVASAAALAVLLQQGIGDTIRVSLTPQPGEPRTQEVVVALEILQALGLRHFVPSVTACPGCGRTTSTVFQELAKQIDDHLRAAMPVWRSRYPGVENLKVAVMGCIVNGPGESKHADIGISLPGTGEAPAAPVYLDGQKVATLRGERIAEEFRQIVEDYVARRFGRAGA, from the coding sequence ATGAGCACGAGCCCCAGCGCCGCGGTGGCCGAACGGTCCTCCACCTCCCCCCGTGAGCAGCCGATTCCGCTCGGCGGTCCTGCCCCGCGGCGGTCGCGCCAGGGCGTCGTCGCTTGGGGTGACAACCGCGTCACCGTCGGCGGCGACGCACCGATCCGCGTGCAGTCGATGACCAACACCGACACCGCGGACGCGGTCGCCACCGCGATCCAGGTCAAGGAACTCGCGCAGGCCGGCTCGGAGCTGGTGCGCATCACGGTCAACAACGACGAGGCCGCGAAGGCGGTCCCGTACATCCGCGAGCAGCTCGACCGCATGGGCGTGTCCGTGCCGTTGATCGGGGACTTTCACTTCAATGGGCACCGGCTGCTGGCCGACTACCCGGCGATGGCGCAGGCGCTGTCCAAATACCGCATCAACCCGGGCAATGTCGGCCGGGGCGAGAAAAAGGACCGCCAGTTCGCGCAAATGATCGAGGCCGCGCTGCGCTGGGGCCGGCCGGTGCGCATCGGGGTCAACTGGGGCAGCCTGGATCAGGAGCTGCTCGGGCAGATGATGGACGAGAACGCCCGCCGTGCCGAACCGTGGGACGCGCGGCAGGTGATGTACGAGGCGCTGATCACCTCCGCGCTGGCGTCGGCCGAGCGCGCCGTCGAGCTGGGCATGGCGCGCGAGGACGTGGTGCTGTCGTGCAAGGTCAGCAACGCGCAGGATCTGATCGCCGTGTACCAGGAACTGGCGCGGCGCTGCGACTACCCGCTGCACCTCGGGTTGACCGAGGCGGGCATGGGCGTCAAGGGGACGGTCGCGTCCGCGGCGGCGCTGGCGGTGCTGCTGCAGCAGGGCATCGGCGACACGATCCGCGTCAGCCTCACGCCCCAGCCCGGCGAGCCGCGCACGCAGGAGGTGGTCGTCGCGTTGGAGATTTTGCAGGCGTTGGGGCTGCGGCACTTCGTGCCCAGCGTCACCGCCTGTCCCGGCTGCGGGCGCACCACCAGCACCGTGTTTCAGGAACTGGCCAAGCAGATCGACGACCACCTGCGCGCCGCGATGCCGGTATGGCGCAGCCGCTACCCCGGCGTGGAGAATCTCAAGGTCGCGGTCATGGGCTGCATCGTCAATGGGCCGGGCGAGAGCAAGCACGCCGACATCGGCATCAGCCTGCCCGGCACCGGCGAAGCGCCGGCGGCACCGGTGTACCTGGACGGGCAGAAGGTGGCGACGCTGCGCGGTGAGCGCATCGCCGAGGAGTTTCGCCAGATCGTCGAGGACTACGTCGCGCGCCGCTTTGGCCGGGCCGGGGCCTGA
- the hisS gene encoding histidine--tRNA ligase, which translates to MTDKINAVKGMNDIVAPDSAHWEWLEGQVRALFARYGYRNIRTPIVEPLALFVRGLGEVTDIVEKEMYAFEDRLNGEQLALRPEGTAGVVRAAVEHSLLYDGPKRYYYMGPMFRHERPQRGRYRQFHQIGVEALGLAGPEADAELITMAADLWRELGLQDITLELNTLGQPAERQAHRQALIAYFEQHADQLDEDARRRLYTNPLRILDTKNPAMQALVEAAPKLLDHLGPVSLAHFDTVRRLLDAQGIAYRVNPRLVRGLDYYHHTVFEFVTASLGAQGTVCAGGRYDGLIAELGGKPAPGVGWAMGVERILELLKAQQRLPAVAVPDAYAIVPDAGAWPQVLPALRALRAAGVSVVMHATTADGLGSMKSQFKKADASGARYALIFGAEELAAGEVAVKPLREGVAGTITAQTRLPLAQVAQWADRLRGDAQP; encoded by the coding sequence ATGACAGACAAGATCAACGCCGTCAAAGGCATGAACGACATCGTCGCGCCCGACTCCGCCCACTGGGAGTGGCTGGAGGGGCAGGTGCGTGCGCTGTTTGCCCGCTACGGCTACCGCAACATCCGCACCCCGATCGTCGAGCCGCTCGCGCTGTTCGTGCGCGGGCTCGGGGAGGTGACCGACATCGTCGAGAAGGAGATGTACGCGTTCGAGGACCGGCTCAACGGCGAGCAACTCGCGCTGCGGCCCGAGGGCACGGCCGGCGTCGTGCGCGCCGCGGTCGAGCATTCGCTGCTCTACGACGGTCCGAAGCGCTACTACTACATGGGGCCGATGTTCCGCCACGAGCGCCCGCAGCGCGGGCGCTATCGGCAGTTCCACCAGATCGGCGTGGAGGCGCTGGGGTTGGCCGGGCCGGAGGCGGACGCCGAACTGATCACGATGGCCGCGGACCTGTGGCGCGAACTCGGCTTGCAAGACATCACGCTCGAGCTCAACACGCTGGGGCAGCCGGCGGAGCGGCAGGCGCACCGGCAGGCGCTCATCGCCTACTTCGAGCAGCACGCGGACCAACTCGACGAGGACGCGCGCCGACGGCTCTACACCAACCCGCTGCGCATCCTGGACACCAAAAACCCCGCGATGCAGGCGCTCGTGGAGGCCGCACCGAAGCTGCTCGACCACCTGGGCCCGGTGTCGCTGGCGCACTTCGACACGGTGCGGCGGCTGCTCGATGCGCAGGGCATTGCCTACCGCGTCAACCCGCGGCTCGTGCGCGGGCTCGACTACTACCACCACACGGTTTTCGAGTTCGTCACCGCGTCGCTGGGGGCGCAAGGGACGGTGTGCGCCGGGGGCCGCTACGACGGGTTGATCGCCGAGCTCGGCGGCAAGCCCGCACCGGGCGTGGGCTGGGCGATGGGGGTGGAGCGCATTCTGGAGCTGTTGAAGGCGCAGCAACGCTTGCCGGCGGTTGCGGTGCCGGACGCCTACGCGATCGTCCCGGACGCTGGCGCATGGCCGCAGGTGCTGCCGGCGCTGCGCGCACTGCGCGCCGCGGGGGTGAGCGTCGTCATGCACGCCACGACCGCCGACGGACTGGGCAGCATGAAGTCGCAGTTCAAAAAGGCTGACGCCAGCGGCGCGCGCTACGCGCTCATCTTCGGCGCGGAAGAGCTCGCGGCGGGCGAAGTCGCGGTCAAGCCGTTGCGCGAGGGGGTTGCCGGTACGATCACGGCGCAGACCCGCCTGCCGCTGGCGCAGGTGGCGCAGTGGGCCGATCGGCTGCGCGGCGACGCGCAACCCTGA
- a CDS encoding YfgM family protein, which yields MASHYDLEEQEQIAQLKAFWARWGNAITWLLIAVLAAYAAYNGWQYWQNRQAVQAAALFDELEQAARADDVERVRRVWTDLQAQAARTTQAQHGALLAARVFADAEQSADARAALQFVIDRARDDALAAVARLRLAGIELDAGQPEAALKLLEAEVPAALRPWRADRRGDVLQRLGRIDEAREAYREAWRGMDSDVAYRGIVEAKLNALGVDPGAEPEAKP from the coding sequence ATGGCCTCCCACTACGACCTCGAAGAACAGGAACAAATCGCCCAGCTCAAGGCGTTCTGGGCCCGCTGGGGCAACGCGATCACGTGGCTGCTGATCGCGGTGCTGGCGGCCTATGCGGCGTACAACGGCTGGCAGTACTGGCAAAACCGCCAGGCGGTGCAGGCCGCGGCGCTGTTCGACGAACTCGAACAGGCGGCGCGCGCCGACGACGTCGAGCGCGTGCGCCGCGTCTGGACCGACCTGCAGGCGCAGGCGGCGCGCACGACGCAGGCGCAGCACGGGGCCCTGCTGGCCGCGCGGGTGTTCGCCGACGCCGAGCAAAGCGCCGATGCGCGGGCTGCATTGCAGTTCGTGATCGACCGCGCGCGCGATGACGCGCTGGCGGCGGTGGCGCGGCTGCGCCTCGCGGGGATCGAGCTAGATGCCGGGCAGCCCGAAGCGGCGCTCAAGCTGCTGGAGGCCGAAGTGCCCGCCGCGCTGCGCCCCTGGCGGGCCGACCGCCGCGGCGACGTGTTGCAACGGCTTGGGCGCATCGACGAGGCCCGCGAAGCGTACCGGGAAGCCTGGCGCGGGATGGACAGCGACGTTGCTTACCGTGGCATCGTCGAAGCCAAACTCAACGCACTCGGGGTCGACCCCGGTGCCGAACCGGAGGCCAAACCGTGA
- the bamB gene encoding outer membrane protein assembly factor BamB, with translation MNATVRQGVPPRPARGAWWMIGVAALALAACSSGPKKPQPTPLEPVTALLPVQQAWTQSIGAVDPLLVPVVRGDAIALASAAGAVVVLDGASGRVRWRAEAGAPMAAGVGFDGQRVALVTRDNDLTVLTERGVAWRQRLASRPFTPPFVAGERVFVLGGDRSVIAFDARDGRRLWSQSSRGTEPLVLQQPGVLGAVGNTLIAGIGGRLVGLDPDSGRVLWDAVVGRSRGANEIERLVDLVGRVGRDGDVVCVRAFQSAVGCVDAVRGRTLWTQSADGVSGVQADAERVYGTESNGRVVAWRRTDGERAWTNERLLHRGVTAPLVLGRSLAVGDAQGHVHVLARADGAFLNRLATDGSPIVDGPLLVGNTLVAVTRNGGVYAWRPQ, from the coding sequence GTGAACGCAACAGTGCGACAGGGAGTGCCGCCGCGGCCCGCGCGGGGCGCGTGGTGGATGATCGGCGTGGCGGCGCTGGCGCTGGCGGCCTGCTCGTCCGGTCCGAAGAAACCCCAACCCACGCCGCTCGAGCCGGTGACGGCCCTGCTGCCGGTGCAGCAGGCGTGGACGCAGTCGATCGGCGCCGTCGACCCGTTGCTGGTGCCGGTGGTGCGTGGCGATGCCATCGCGCTGGCCAGCGCCGCGGGGGCGGTGGTCGTGCTCGACGGCGCCAGTGGCCGCGTGCGCTGGCGCGCGGAGGCGGGCGCCCCGATGGCCGCCGGGGTCGGCTTCGACGGTCAGCGCGTGGCGCTGGTCACGCGTGACAACGACCTGACCGTGTTGACCGAGCGCGGCGTCGCGTGGCGCCAGCGGCTGGCGTCGCGCCCGTTCACGCCGCCGTTCGTCGCGGGTGAGCGGGTGTTCGTGCTTGGGGGTGACCGCAGCGTCATCGCGTTCGACGCCCGGGACGGGCGGCGCCTGTGGTCACAGAGCAGCCGCGGCACCGAGCCGCTCGTGCTGCAGCAGCCGGGGGTGCTCGGGGCCGTCGGCAACACCCTGATCGCGGGGATCGGCGGGCGGCTGGTCGGGCTCGACCCCGACAGCGGGCGCGTCCTGTGGGATGCGGTGGTCGGCCGCTCGCGCGGCGCCAACGAAATCGAGCGGCTGGTGGACCTGGTCGGCCGCGTCGGGCGTGACGGCGATGTCGTGTGCGTGCGCGCGTTCCAGTCCGCGGTCGGTTGCGTGGATGCGGTGCGCGGGCGCACGCTGTGGACGCAGAGCGCCGATGGCGTCTCGGGCGTGCAGGCGGACGCCGAGCGCGTCTACGGCACCGAGTCCAACGGCCGGGTCGTCGCGTGGCGGCGCACGGACGGCGAGCGCGCGTGGACGAACGAGCGGCTGCTGCACCGCGGCGTGACCGCGCCGCTGGTGCTGGGTCGGTCGCTCGCCGTCGGTGACGCGCAGGGCCATGTGCACGTGCTTGCGCGTGCGGACGGCGCGTTCCTCAACCGCCTCGCGACCGATGGCTCGCCGATCGTCGACGGTCCGCTGCTCGTCGGCAACACGCTGGTGGCCGTGACGCGCAACGGCGGCGTTTACGCGTGGCGTCCGCAATGA
- the der gene encoding ribosome biogenesis GTPase Der translates to MSGFKPVVALVGRPNVGKSTLFNRLTKSRDALVADLPGLTRDRHYGNARLGRREFIVIDTGGFEPDADSGIYREMAKQTRQAVAEADVVVFVVDARAGVTAQDHDIAAYLRRLGKPTVLVANKAEGMREGAQWAEFYELGLGDVVPVSAAHGQGVRSMVEAALDRLSWPDGADDTELQTEGDAADAVIRLAVAGRPNVGKSTLINAWLGEERLVAFDLPGTTRDAIRVPFEREGRRFELIDTAGLRRKGRVFEAVEKFSVVKTLQAIESAHVVLLLLDATQGVTEQDAHIAGYILDSGRAVVVAVNKWDAVDEYQRELLRRSLEARLGFLKFAPPHFVSARKRQGIQGLWKAIRRAYESAMVKMPTPVLTRLLQEAVAFQAPPKAGMFRPKLRYAHQGGQNPPVIVIHGNSLEHVGAAYRRYLEARFRKAFDLEGTPLRIEFKTQDNPYA, encoded by the coding sequence ATGAGCGGATTCAAGCCCGTCGTGGCGTTGGTCGGCCGGCCCAATGTCGGCAAGTCCACGCTGTTCAACCGCCTCACGAAGAGCCGCGACGCCCTGGTGGCCGACCTGCCGGGGCTGACGCGCGACCGGCACTACGGCAACGCGCGGCTGGGGCGGCGCGAGTTCATCGTCATCGATACCGGCGGCTTCGAGCCCGACGCGGACAGCGGCATCTACCGCGAGATGGCCAAGCAGACCCGGCAGGCCGTGGCCGAAGCGGACGTGGTCGTGTTCGTCGTCGATGCGCGCGCCGGCGTCACCGCGCAGGACCACGACATCGCCGCGTACCTGCGGCGCCTGGGCAAGCCGACCGTGCTCGTCGCCAACAAGGCCGAGGGGATGCGCGAGGGCGCGCAGTGGGCGGAGTTCTACGAGCTGGGCCTCGGCGACGTCGTGCCGGTGTCGGCCGCGCACGGGCAGGGCGTGCGCTCGATGGTCGAGGCGGCGTTGGACCGCCTGTCGTGGCCGGATGGGGCCGACGACACCGAGCTGCAAACGGAAGGGGATGCGGCCGATGCCGTGATTCGGCTCGCCGTCGCCGGCCGTCCCAACGTCGGCAAGTCCACGCTCATCAACGCCTGGCTGGGGGAGGAGCGGTTGGTCGCCTTCGACCTGCCGGGCACGACGCGCGACGCGATTCGCGTGCCTTTCGAGCGCGAGGGCCGGCGCTTCGAGCTGATCGACACGGCCGGCCTGCGGCGCAAAGGTCGGGTATTCGAGGCGGTGGAGAAGTTTTCCGTCGTCAAGACGCTGCAGGCGATCGAAAGCGCCCACGTCGTGCTGCTGCTGCTCGACGCGACGCAGGGCGTCACCGAGCAGGATGCGCACATCGCTGGCTACATCCTGGACAGTGGTCGCGCGGTCGTCGTCGCGGTCAACAAGTGGGACGCCGTCGACGAGTACCAGCGCGAGTTGTTGCGCCGCTCGTTGGAGGCGCGGCTCGGGTTCCTGAAATTCGCGCCGCCGCACTTTGTCTCGGCGCGCAAGCGCCAGGGCATCCAGGGGCTGTGGAAGGCGATCCGCCGGGCGTACGAGTCGGCGATGGTCAAGATGCCCACACCGGTGCTGACCCGGCTGCTGCAGGAGGCCGTGGCGTTTCAGGCCCCGCCCAAAGCTGGGATGTTCCGCCCCAAGCTGCGCTACGCCCACCAGGGCGGGCAAAACCCGCCGGTCATCGTCATCCACGGCAACTCGCTGGAGCACGTGGGGGCCGCGTACCGCCGCTACCTGGAGGCGCGCTTTCGCAAGGCGTTCGACCTCGAGGGCACGCCGCTGCGCATCGAGTTCAAGACCCAGGACAACCCCTACGCCTGA
- the hfq gene encoding RNA chaperone Hfq has product MSNNKGQLLQDPFLNQLRREHVPVSIYLVNGIKLQGQIESFDQYVVLLRNTVTQMVYKHAISTIVPGRPVHFTVGQPAEGPSAS; this is encoded by the coding sequence GTGAGCAACAACAAAGGCCAACTCCTGCAGGACCCGTTTCTGAACCAGCTCCGTCGTGAGCACGTGCCGGTGTCGATCTACCTCGTCAACGGCATCAAGCTGCAGGGCCAGATCGAGTCCTTCGATCAGTATGTCGTGCTGCTGCGCAACACCGTCACCCAGATGGTGTACAAGCACGCCATTTCGACCATCGTGCCGGGCCGTCCGGTGCACTTCACGGTCGGGCAGCCGGCCGAGGGTCCGTCGGCATCGTGA